Below is a genomic region from Parageobacillus toebii NBRC 107807.
CGTCGATTTGTTAGTCGAAACAAAATGAAAAGGGGAAGACGGGCTGATCATCGTCCATATTGAAAATCAAAGCTACGTGCAGCCGTCGTTTCCGGAACGGATGTTCATTTACTTCAGCCGCTTGTTTGAGAAATACCGCACGAATGTCGTTCCGATTGCCGTCTTCAGTTACGATACCATCCGCAACGAGCCCTCTTCGTTTACGCTTCAACTTCCGTTTGGCAACATCCTTCACTTCCGCTTTTTCACCGTCGAACTACGCAAACAAAATTGGCGCAACTACATCCGCATTGACAACCCGATCGCCGCTGCGCTGTTAAGCAAAATGGGTTATACTGAAAGTGAACGAATCGAATTGAAAAAACAGTTTTTACGCATGTTAGTTCGTTTAGAGCTGGATGAAGCAAAGCAGAGGCTGTTAATGGGCTTTTTTGAAACATATGTGAAATTGTCGGATGAAGAAGAACAACGATTACGAAACGAGGTGAATCAAATGGGAACGAAAGAAAAAGAGCAAGTGTTGGAATTGTTGATTTCGTATGAACAAAAGGGAAAACGTGAAGGAGCTAAGCAAAAAGAGCGAGAAATGATGCGAAAAATGATTGCAAAAGGAATGAGCATTGCCGATATTGCAAATATATTTGACCTAACGGAAGAAGAAGTTCATAAAAGGGTAAAAGATGAGTAGGAAGGGGCAGTACTTGGCATCTACTAGCTCCTAAAATAGCGTTTTTACATTTAGCGATAAACTCACAATAAGGATTTGATTCCAATGATGACAAATAAAGATTATCAAGAAATCGTAGAAAAAAAGTACGGTAAGCCGTTGAAAGAGATTATGTATGAACTTTGCGTGATTAGAGATGTTGTTCCTTGGGAAGGGGCAAGCGAGTTAGGCGTGCCTAAAAGTACATTTTTATCATGGAGAAATAAATTTCGTTTTGGTCCGATTCAAAGAAGAGCTGATTTTGCAAGACAAATGCGTGATAATACGATTAACGAATATAAACAGGAATTAGAGGATATTGATTTCGAACGTGATTTTATTTACAAGGATGAAAAGACCATTAGAGGATTTAAAGAAATAATGGAGCGCCTTTTGGAACTGGAGAAATACAAGAGAACATTATTAGATGACGAGGATGCTTCTTCCGATATATTAATAACAATGAAAATAGCAACTATTGAGCAGACACTAAATTATTTGATGGAATACGAACAAGGGAAGTTGCATGAAGAATTTAACCGAGAGCGAGAACGTATACATTATGGGAGGAAATAAAGAGATTTCAAACGATATTTTGCATGTGGAGTGAAATGTATAACGATTGGCCACGACCGCTTGTTTAAATAAAGAGCTGGCACAGCGTTTTTTAATGGTTTTATTCTTGTATTGGCTTGGTACCTGTTGTTACCCGCTAAAGGAGAAAGCTACCCTAAGCTAATGGGGTAGCTTTTTTGTTTCAATCGTCTGAATTTTCAGATGGTATATTAGTTAATTATGCATAGGAAATTTGTAAATGATTTTACAATATTCGACAACGTTTTTCTACAAATGTTGGTACAATCGAATTAAATGAGATTATTGGTTTAGTAATAAGGAAGGGGATCATGATGACAACGATTTGCAAAGCGGATTACTATTACGGAGCGTTGCTTTCCGCGCTGGTTAATGGAGGGCTAGCGCCTGCACTGTTTGAAAAAGAAAACGACAATCGGCAAATATACGAAGTCACGACGAATAAAGCGAGTTATATCATTTATACGAAGTACCATACCACTCCATCAGGCTCCAAAGATTTTACCTGGTCTTTTTCATTTAGCGACAATGAGATCGAGGAAATTGCCAAGATTCATCAAGGAAATAAAGAAAAAACATTAATCTTTGCCTTTATTTGTAGCCAGAAGCAATTAAGCGACTACAATCAAGTCATTGCCATCGTCTACTGGGACGAATTTCTCGAGTGCGTGGATATCGAAAAAGAACAGATTCGTGGAACAGCACGGCTGTCAGTGAAAGCGGTCAAAAGTTCCCCGTGGCTTCGCATTTACGGCAGCAAGCGTGCCGATATGCTAGACGGAAAAGACAATACGATAAGAATTGAAAGAAGTCGATTGAGCAGTTTGTAACAATAACATTTGGGGGCGGGGAGGGGAATTGTGAATATGGGTCTTTTCTATACATTGCTTCTTTTGCTCTTGCTTGTTTTGCTGGCAAGATGGATCAAGTCGAAAGAAGCAGAATGGATTGGATCGTATGGAGAATATAAAGTCCGTAAAGCAATTAAAAATATAGAAGCAACATCATCTGGAAAATACAAAGCTTTTCATAACCTGTATATTCCAAAACAAGACGGTTCAACTTCGCAAATTGATCATATTATCCTTTCCGATCAAGGACTGTTTGTCATCGAAACGAAAAATTACAGCGGCTGGATTTTCGGAGATGAAACGTCAAAATATTGGACGCAAGTCATTTATAAACGAAAAGAAAAATTTCTTAATCCTATTTTGCAGAACAAAGGGCATATCAAGGCGTTAAGAGGCTGGCTTGGGGAGGAGTTTGCGCATATTCCGATGCACTCGGTTGTCGTGTTTTTGCCGCGGGTAAAGTTTAAATCAAATGCTCATTTTGCCCATGCTTATGTGGTTTATCCGAAACAATTGAAACAAGTGCTCGAGCAACACCAAACAAAAGTGATCGATAGGGAAACAAAGCAACGTTTAGCTCAAAAATTAGAAACAGTGCTTGCCAAAGATAAGACACAAGAAAAAGAAATGAAAAAGTGGCACATGCAAGCGATTCGAACGAAGCAAAAGCAGACGGAACAACATATACAGCAAAACCGTTGTCCAAAATGTGGCGGTGTTCTAATCGTTCGGAAAGGGAAATACGGAACATTTAAAGGTTGCAATAATTATCCGAAATGCAAGTTTACGCAGTCGATTGGCTGAACTTGCAACATGGCGATCGGGTAGCAACTATAGATAAGGGAAGGAGGAAAATGATGTTTTCTATTCACGGGGAATTGGAACGCCTATCGCAAAAGTATCGATTTTTTGCTTCAAAAGAAGCGTTTAAACAGTCATTAAAATTTCAGCTTCAAGAAAAATTCCGCGTCGAGGAGAACAAACGCTTTCATGATTATCTGATCGATTTGTGGGTGGAAGAACCGGAAAGTGGGCGCCAATACGCGATTTGTTTAATGAACAAGCTCGCTCGGGTCACGATAAAGCAAAACGGGCAAACGATTGAATTGAAGCACCACGGTGCTCAGGATCAGGGTCGTTATGATTTTTTGGCGCAAGTGGAAAAGTTAGAACGAATAACAATGGGGAGAAGGAATGTATACGGGATCGTTGTGCTGCTAACGAATGACCATTTGTACTGGACCGAGCCGATGCGACCAAATACGGTGGACTGCGAGTTTCGCATTCATGAAAACCGGATCATCACCGGGGAGTTAAAATGGCAGGAACGTGCATCAGCAGGGACGAAAGAAAACCGTGATGCGCCGATCTTTATTAAAGGGAGATATCAATTGAAATGGCATCATTATTCTACCATCAACCAAGACAAACATGGCGAGTTCCGATATGTAGCTGTTCATGTAGGGGACGTATATAGTTGAGAGAAATAGTTTTAGTGTCTGTTGTCACCTGTCGAAGAAAAGCTGTGTCAGGAACGAAAACGTCTCGGGCAAGACTTGATTAACCCGGATTTATCTGTTGTGATGAAGAAGTGTTATGAGAAGCAATTAAAAAAATTAGAGCGCGACAGGAGAAGCTTCGTTGCATGCGGATCCTGTTACTTGTCGGATGTATGAGTACAGACAGGGGGAGAAAGTTTGTTAGCTGAAATACATGGAAAAATATCATCGGAAGGTTCGAATTTAAGCGAGCGGCTTGAAGATCAGCTGACAGCGAACGTGTTTGGTACGTTGCGTTATCTCCCTTTTCACAAAGGGATTCAGCCGATTTTAAGCAAGGCTGTATTTTTTTCTCAAACTGATCAAATGGCGTTCATAAACAGTTTGGGAAGGCGAAAAAACGAATTTATAGGGGATAAGGTTAAGTTTTGGGTCAAGGGAGAAAGAAGTGAAATCGATGTTTTACTTGAATTGGATCATTTGATCATAGGAATCGAAGTGAAATACCATAGTCCTTTATCATCAGACGATCAATTGGAGCGAGAAGCGAGTGATTTACTAAAGGGTAAAGGACAGACGCCAAAGTTTTTGCTCTTATTAGGAACGGAACCAGAAGTGAATATGATTGCTAAAAAGGTGATGGAAGACAGAAAACTGCCAAGCGGTGTTCATTTCGGATATTTATCGTGGCAAGAAGTGTTCCATCAATTGGTGTACGTGCAAAAAAATGAAACATTCAATGAGTTTCAAAGGTTAATATTGGAGGATTTGGTTGCTTTATTGAGAAAAAAGGGGTTTGATCGCTTTCAAAACTTTCAAAGCCTTGCTTGTCCTTTAGTTGACCACTGCTCCTACTTTCATTTTTATACAGATGAACAGTTTTTTCATTTAAGTGCCAACCGTATTGAAAAGGAGGGGTATTATGAATTCTGTTAGCGTACAGGAAAACATAAAAAATGCTTTTGAGGTTGTGCGAAAAACGTACGAGAGTGTCGATAAACTGTTGGCGGAAATGGACCGTCAATCGGTCGAATGTGGATTTGTTCCAGTGATCCCGCAATTTTTGCGTTGGAAATCTGACCGAGAGTATCAAGGCTGGTTCATTCAATCTTTTATCAAGCTATATCAGAGAGATTTTGCCACTCCTTGCCGGTCAGGGAATGGGTTGAAAAATGACCCAATCTATGCGGTTGAAATTTCATTTGAAGAAGAACCAAGGATGACGTTGTGTAAATACGTGTATTCAACCCTTGAACATTGGGATAAACCACCGAGCGTTTCTGAGCATTGGTTTTTCTACTGGCCTTTATATGATGGCGATAATTTTACTGACCATGAACTTGAAAATGGAGTGTTTAGAACCGTTCCGAATGACGAAAAAACTTCGGAAAAATTCGGTAAAATTCAAGAGGTTATTTGGAAGGAAATTGACTTATTATCCATTACATCAACGAACATTAGGGATATGGTATTTCGTGAGTTGAAGTGTTTGTAACGGATAAACTCGAATCGGGGAAACAAAAGCAATTTATGGACTCAGGGAGAGGCTGTGCATGGGGATCAAAATAGAAAAATTCCTGTTCGGGTGGCAAGATTCCAAGCGCAGGAGCTAGAGAAATGGAGAAACGGGGAAAGAGAAAACGGTAAAGATTTTTATTGCAGAAAACTGCCTGGTACGAAAGGATTTGGTTATTTGGGAGTTTTAAAACAAGCCGGTAGAGCATCATTACCATTTCACATTGCTTTCGGCGAAGATGTGGCGAGCCCTGTTTTTTACCGTGAA
It encodes:
- a CDS encoding NERD domain-containing protein; this translates as MGLFYTLLLLLLLVLLARWIKSKEAEWIGSYGEYKVRKAIKNIEATSSGKYKAFHNLYIPKQDGSTSQIDHIILSDQGLFVIETKNYSGWIFGDETSKYWTQVIYKRKEKFLNPILQNKGHIKALRGWLGEEFAHIPMHSVVVFLPRVKFKSNAHFAHAYVVYPKQLKQVLEQHQTKVIDRETKQRLAQKLETVLAKDKTQEKEMKKWHMQAIRTKQKQTEQHIQQNRCPKCGGVLIVRKGKYGTFKGCNNYPKCKFTQSIG